The Poecilia reticulata strain Guanapo linkage group LG13, Guppy_female_1.0+MT, whole genome shotgun sequence genome has a segment encoding these proteins:
- the eif3k gene encoding eukaryotic translation initiation factor 3 subunit K isoform X1, which translates to MASTFEQMRANVGKLLRGIDRYNPENLTTLERYVETQARENAYDLEANLAVLKLYQFNPAYFQTTVTSQILLKALTNLPHTDFTLCKCMIDQTHQQEERPIRQILYLGNLLETCHFQSFWTSLEENRELIDGITGFEDSVRKFICHVVGITYQTIDRQLLAEMLGDPLDTQLKVWMNKYGWTENEDGQIFIYSQEESIKPKNIVEKIDFESVSSIMATSQ; encoded by the exons ATGGCTTCAACCTTCGAGCAGATGAGGGCGAACGTGGGGAAACTCCTGCGAGGAATCGATAG GTACAACCCAGAGAACCTGACCACGCTGGAGCGCTACGTGGAGACGCAAGCTCGGGAAAACGCCTATGATCTGGAGGCAAACCTGGCTGTGCTGAAGCT TTACCAGTTTAATCCAGCTTACTTCCAGACCACAGTGACCTCGCAGATTCTGCTCAAGGCTCTGACCAACCTGCCACACACTGACTTCACCCTCTGCAAGTGTATGATCGACCAAACACAC CAGCAAGAGGAGCGACCCATCAGACAGATCCTCTACCTGGGGAACCTGCTGGAAACCTGCCACTTCCAGAGCTTCTGG ACGAGTCTGGAGGAGAACAGGGAGCTCATCGACGGCATCACTGGTTTCGAGGACTCGGTTCGGAAAT TCATCTGTCACGTTGTGGGAATCACCTACCAGACCATCGACCGGCAGCTGCTGGCTGAGATGCTGGGAGACCCACTGG ACACGCAGCTGAAGGTGTGGATGAATAAATACGGCTGGACGGAGAACGAGGATGGACAGATCTTCATCTACAGCCAGGAGGAGAGCATCAAGCCCAAAAACATTGTGGAGAAGATCGACTTCGAGA gtGTTTCCAGCATCATGGCAACGTCTCAGTGA
- the eif3k gene encoding eukaryotic translation initiation factor 3 subunit K isoform X2 has product MASTFEQMRANVGKLLRGIDRYNPENLTTLERYVETQARENAYDLEANLAVLKLYQFNPAYFQTTVTSQILLKALTNLPHTDFTLCKCMIDQTHQEERPIRQILYLGNLLETCHFQSFWTSLEENRELIDGITGFEDSVRKFICHVVGITYQTIDRQLLAEMLGDPLDTQLKVWMNKYGWTENEDGQIFIYSQEESIKPKNIVEKIDFESVSSIMATSQ; this is encoded by the exons ATGGCTTCAACCTTCGAGCAGATGAGGGCGAACGTGGGGAAACTCCTGCGAGGAATCGATAG GTACAACCCAGAGAACCTGACCACGCTGGAGCGCTACGTGGAGACGCAAGCTCGGGAAAACGCCTATGATCTGGAGGCAAACCTGGCTGTGCTGAAGCT TTACCAGTTTAATCCAGCTTACTTCCAGACCACAGTGACCTCGCAGATTCTGCTCAAGGCTCTGACCAACCTGCCACACACTGACTTCACCCTCTGCAAGTGTATGATCGACCAAACACAC CAAGAGGAGCGACCCATCAGACAGATCCTCTACCTGGGGAACCTGCTGGAAACCTGCCACTTCCAGAGCTTCTGG ACGAGTCTGGAGGAGAACAGGGAGCTCATCGACGGCATCACTGGTTTCGAGGACTCGGTTCGGAAAT TCATCTGTCACGTTGTGGGAATCACCTACCAGACCATCGACCGGCAGCTGCTGGCTGAGATGCTGGGAGACCCACTGG ACACGCAGCTGAAGGTGTGGATGAATAAATACGGCTGGACGGAGAACGAGGATGGACAGATCTTCATCTACAGCCAGGAGGAGAGCATCAAGCCCAAAAACATTGTGGAGAAGATCGACTTCGAGA gtGTTTCCAGCATCATGGCAACGTCTCAGTGA
- the eif3k gene encoding eukaryotic translation initiation factor 3 subunit K isoform X3 — translation MYNPENLTTLERYVETQARENAYDLEANLAVLKLYQFNPAYFQTTVTSQILLKALTNLPHTDFTLCKCMIDQTHQQEERPIRQILYLGNLLETCHFQSFWTSLEENRELIDGITGFEDSVRKFICHVVGITYQTIDRQLLAEMLGDPLDTQLKVWMNKYGWTENEDGQIFIYSQEESIKPKNIVEKIDFESVSSIMATSQ, via the exons AT GTACAACCCAGAGAACCTGACCACGCTGGAGCGCTACGTGGAGACGCAAGCTCGGGAAAACGCCTATGATCTGGAGGCAAACCTGGCTGTGCTGAAGCT TTACCAGTTTAATCCAGCTTACTTCCAGACCACAGTGACCTCGCAGATTCTGCTCAAGGCTCTGACCAACCTGCCACACACTGACTTCACCCTCTGCAAGTGTATGATCGACCAAACACAC CAGCAAGAGGAGCGACCCATCAGACAGATCCTCTACCTGGGGAACCTGCTGGAAACCTGCCACTTCCAGAGCTTCTGG ACGAGTCTGGAGGAGAACAGGGAGCTCATCGACGGCATCACTGGTTTCGAGGACTCGGTTCGGAAAT TCATCTGTCACGTTGTGGGAATCACCTACCAGACCATCGACCGGCAGCTGCTGGCTGAGATGCTGGGAGACCCACTGG ACACGCAGCTGAAGGTGTGGATGAATAAATACGGCTGGACGGAGAACGAGGATGGACAGATCTTCATCTACAGCCAGGAGGAGAGCATCAAGCCCAAAAACATTGTGGAGAAGATCGACTTCGAGA gtGTTTCCAGCATCATGGCAACGTCTCAGTGA